One segment of Nostoc piscinale CENA21 DNA contains the following:
- a CDS encoding NAD(P)/FAD-dependent oxidoreductase: protein MSHVIIIGCGVIGAAIAYELSQVIGLQITIIDQNQPAQASTGAALGVLMGAISQKIKGKAWWLRQTSIERYETLIPELEALTGRKISFNRQGILHLSWEEENFENWEKLVEIRASQGWNLEIWDRAKLKSMCPQVNNDRITGAVYSPQDRQLDPTALTLALVEAAQQKGVTCQFGVNVVNISPTSVETTAGKIDADWVVVAAGLGSTLLTSQLNQKVDIRPVLGQALQVHLANPIGNPEFQPMITCNDVHIVPVGGGDYWIGATVEFPSNGDEIPPNHELLEDVKQQAIAFCPELAAATITRTWSGLRPRPEGRPAPIIEKLPGFNNILLATGHYRNGVLLAPATAYAIREMIS, encoded by the coding sequence ATGAGTCATGTAATTATTATCGGTTGTGGTGTCATTGGAGCCGCGATCGCCTATGAACTGAGTCAAGTAATAGGGTTGCAAATTACCATTATTGACCAAAACCAACCCGCACAAGCTTCTACAGGTGCAGCCCTTGGGGTTTTGATGGGCGCTATCAGTCAAAAAATCAAGGGTAAAGCTTGGTGGCTAAGACAAACCAGCATTGAACGCTACGAAACCTTAATTCCCGAACTGGAAGCATTAACCGGGCGTAAAATCTCCTTCAACCGTCAAGGTATTCTCCATTTGTCTTGGGAAGAAGAAAATTTTGAGAATTGGGAAAAACTAGTAGAAATTCGCGCCTCCCAAGGTTGGAATCTAGAAATTTGGGACAGGGCGAAACTCAAGAGTATGTGTCCCCAAGTCAATAATGACAGGATTACTGGCGCAGTTTATTCGCCTCAAGACCGTCAACTCGACCCCACAGCTTTAACCTTAGCCTTAGTAGAAGCCGCCCAACAAAAAGGCGTAACCTGCCAATTTGGTGTAAATGTTGTCAATATTTCACCAACATCAGTCGAGACGACAGCCGGAAAAATCGATGCTGATTGGGTGGTGGTAGCGGCTGGACTTGGTTCTACACTCTTAACGTCCCAACTAAACCAAAAAGTTGATATTCGCCCGGTTCTCGGACAAGCATTACAAGTACATTTAGCAAATCCCATCGGTAATCCTGAGTTTCAGCCGATGATTACCTGTAATGATGTGCATATTGTCCCTGTGGGCGGTGGCGATTATTGGATAGGCGCAACGGTAGAGTTTCCCAGCAATGGCGATGAAATCCCGCCTAATCATGAACTATTAGAGGACGTTAAACAACAAGCGATCGCCTTTTGTCCAGAACTCGCCGCAGCGACTATCACCCGCACCTGGTCAGGGTTACGCCCCCGCCCGGAAGGTCGCCCCGCACCCATTATTGAAAAACTACCAGGATTTAACAATATCCTCCTCGCCACCGGACATTATCGTAACGGTGTGTTACTAGCCCCTGCAACAGCTTATGCGATTCGTGAGATGATTAGTTGA
- the hemJ gene encoding protoporphyrinogen oxidase HemJ: MAYSWFKAFHIIGIVVWFAGLFYLVRLFIYHVEAEQEPEPARTILKKQYQIMELRLYRIITTPGMLVTVAMAIGLVSTEPEVLKQGWLHFKLLFVAILLAYHHYCGRLMKKLANDECRWTGQQLRALNEAPTVMLVVIVLLAVFKDNLPTDITAWGIFGLIIFMAVTIQLYAKKRKRDKEQLMAQINQVPQEQS, translated from the coding sequence ATGGCTTATTCTTGGTTTAAAGCATTTCATATTATTGGCATTGTAGTTTGGTTTGCTGGACTATTTTATCTGGTGCGTCTGTTTATTTACCACGTCGAAGCCGAACAAGAACCAGAACCAGCACGCACGATACTGAAAAAGCAGTATCAAATTATGGAATTACGTCTTTATCGCATCATCACTACTCCGGGAATGTTAGTCACAGTAGCGATGGCGATAGGTTTAGTGAGTACCGAACCAGAAGTTTTAAAACAGGGTTGGCTACACTTCAAATTACTATTTGTCGCAATTTTATTGGCTTATCATCATTACTGCGGTCGCTTGATGAAGAAGTTAGCTAATGATGAATGTCGTTGGACTGGTCAACAGTTACGTGCTTTAAACGAAGCGCCTACAGTTATGTTGGTGGTGATTGTACTATTAGCTGTGTTTAAAGACAATCTACCCACAGATATCACTGCTTGGGGAATTTTTGGTTTGATTATTTTCATGGCGGTGACTATTCAGCTATACGCCAAAAAACGCAAGCGTGATAAAGAACAATTAATGGCGCAAATCAACCAAGTTCCTCAAGAACAAAGTTAG
- the purB gene encoding adenylosuccinate lyase encodes MIERYTLPEMGNLWTEFYKFKTWLQVEIAACEAQAELGYIPSGAVEEIKAKANFEPKRILEIEAEVRHDVIAFLTNVNEYVGEAGRYIHLGLTSSDVLDTALALQLVASLDVISQRLADLIEVIRQKAREHKNTVMIGRSHGIHAEPITFGFKLAGWLAEVLRHQERLKILRETIAVGKISGAVGTYANIEPRVEAIACEKLGLKPDTASTQVISRDRHADYVQQLALLAASIERFAVEIRNLQKTDVLEVEEFFAKGQKGSSAMPHKRNPIRSERLTGMARLVRSHAGATLENVALWHERDISHSSVERVVLPDACILTHFMLIEITDLVKNLLVYPENMARNLNCYGGVVFSQRVLLTLVDKGLSREEAYAIVQQSAHTAWNKPDGNFHDLISQDSRVTAKLSPAEIEKCFDPQHHLQHLEEIYQRLDI; translated from the coding sequence TTGATTGAGCGTTATACCTTGCCCGAAATGGGCAACCTGTGGACTGAATTTTATAAGTTCAAAACCTGGCTTCAGGTAGAGATTGCAGCTTGCGAAGCCCAAGCTGAATTAGGTTATATTCCCTCTGGTGCAGTTGAGGAAATCAAAGCCAAGGCTAATTTTGAGCCGAAACGGATTCTAGAAATTGAAGCAGAAGTCCGTCATGATGTCATCGCTTTCTTGACAAATGTCAACGAATATGTTGGTGAAGCTGGACGTTATATTCACTTAGGTCTGACTAGTTCTGATGTACTAGATACAGCTTTAGCATTGCAATTAGTCGCTAGCTTGGATGTAATATCCCAAAGACTGGCAGATTTGATTGAGGTAATTCGCCAAAAGGCAAGGGAACACAAAAATACCGTGATGATTGGCCGATCGCATGGTATCCACGCCGAACCAATTACCTTTGGTTTTAAGTTAGCTGGCTGGTTAGCAGAAGTATTGCGCCACCAAGAACGCCTCAAAATTCTGCGGGAAACCATTGCTGTGGGTAAGATTTCCGGTGCAGTAGGAACTTACGCCAACATTGAACCCCGTGTAGAAGCGATCGCCTGTGAAAAACTGGGACTCAAACCCGATACAGCTTCCACTCAAGTAATCTCCCGCGATCGCCACGCCGATTATGTCCAACAATTAGCATTACTCGCTGCATCCATTGAACGTTTTGCCGTCGAAATTCGCAACCTGCAAAAAACAGACGTTTTGGAAGTCGAAGAATTTTTCGCCAAAGGACAGAAAGGTTCTAGTGCTATGCCGCATAAACGCAACCCCATCCGTTCCGAACGATTAACCGGGATGGCGCGTTTAGTCAGAAGTCATGCGGGTGCAACTTTAGAAAACGTCGCTTTGTGGCATGAAAGGGATATTTCCCACAGTTCTGTAGAACGGGTAGTGTTACCAGACGCGTGTATTTTAACGCACTTTATGCTCATAGAAATCACTGACTTAGTGAAAAATCTGCTGGTTTATCCAGAAAACATGGCGCGAAATCTTAATTGCTATGGCGGTGTAGTCTTCAGCCAAAGAGTACTACTCACCTTAGTAGACAAAGGTTTAAGCCGTGAAGAAGCTTATGCGATCGTGCAGCAAAGCGCCCACACTGCTTGGAATAAGCCAGACGGTAATTTTCACGATTTGATTAGCCAAGATTCGCGAGTCACCGCTAAACTCTCCCCCGCAGAAATAGAAAAGTGTTTTGATCCTCAGCACCATCTCCAGCATTTGGAAGAAATTTACCAGCGTTTGGATATTTAG
- a CDS encoding DUF4126 domain-containing protein, giving the protein MVEILAMLSASAAAGLRIGIPLLIIGLLQGSNLWSQTPILSHISPKILLCLLTSWSLLEFFGSKKLLGQRVIQVVELLLSPLVGAIMGLAVASATDTPDWLIALTGGLLALVLQLVQIGWFYRLRGLPLWAAFLQDTLCIALVLFAFDAPWQGGIIALVLLWFAVRSAKQWYDWRYQKNNIY; this is encoded by the coding sequence ATGGTTGAAATACTTGCCATGCTTTCTGCTTCTGCGGCAGCAGGATTAAGAATAGGCATACCTTTATTAATTATCGGACTGTTGCAGGGCAGCAACTTGTGGTCGCAGACTCCGATTTTATCTCACATTTCCCCCAAGATTTTGTTGTGCTTACTTACCAGTTGGTCATTACTGGAATTTTTTGGCAGCAAAAAATTGCTGGGACAAAGAGTAATACAGGTAGTTGAACTATTGTTATCTCCTTTAGTGGGGGCAATTATGGGTTTAGCTGTTGCTTCCGCTACAGATACACCAGACTGGTTGATTGCTTTAACGGGTGGATTATTAGCTTTAGTATTACAACTGGTGCAAATTGGTTGGTTTTATCGCTTACGTGGCTTACCTTTGTGGGCGGCTTTTCTGCAAGATACTCTCTGCATTGCCTTAGTTTTATTTGCCTTTGATGCGCCGTGGCAAGGAGGAATAATTGCTTTAGTACTGTTGTGGTTTGCTGTGCGTAGTGCTAAACAATGGTACGACTGGCGTTATCAAAAGAATAATATTTATTAG
- a CDS encoding DUF2808 domain-containing protein — MSYNSTAPRISSTSGYDSTHTITVYTGMQPLSYLIVRPSDALKVSNDIDVTDQSGRRVEANISRQDERMIRINFSQPVPPGTNLNIAFRNIDFANAFPNRSFVYYDVSGGYIGLSREVPYGLAQVQVY, encoded by the coding sequence ATGTCTTACAATAGCACTGCTCCGCGAATTAGCAGTACCAGTGGTTACGATAGTACTCACACAATTACTGTTTACACAGGTATGCAGCCCTTATCTTACCTGATAGTTAGACCTTCAGATGCTCTAAAAGTTAGCAATGATATTGACGTGACTGATCAATCTGGTCGTCGTGTTGAGGCTAACATTTCTAGACAAGATGAGAGAATGATTAGAATTAATTTCTCTCAACCAGTTCCTCCTGGCACTAATCTCAATATTGCTTTTAGGAATATAGATTTTGCCAATGCCTTTCCTAACAGAAGCTTTGTTTACTATGATGTTTCCGGTGGATACATCGGTTTATCACGAGAAGTTCCCTATGGTTTAGCCCAAGTTCAGGTATATTAA
- a CDS encoding HdeD family acid-resistance protein, with product MTNDITTNSNESSDINKQVNTSIVIGALLIILGILAIALPVFTTIFAETWVALILMSAGFAKLVYATHTRREGGFLLKILLSGLYIATGVMLLVYPRTGILTLTLLIGSFLLTEGTFELILAFRLRPQQNWTWVLGNGIVTLFLGALIWFQFPSNAPWLLGTLLGSSIVVTGISRVMLSLNARSSLPESNQAA from the coding sequence ATGACAAACGATATTACTACTAATAGCAACGAGTCCAGCGATATTAACAAGCAAGTTAATACTTCAATTGTAATTGGCGCTCTTTTGATTATTTTAGGGATTCTAGCGATCGCCTTACCTGTGTTTACAACCATATTTGCTGAGACTTGGGTGGCGCTAATTCTGATGTCTGCGGGATTTGCCAAGCTCGTTTATGCTACTCATACCCGCCGCGAAGGAGGTTTTCTATTAAAAATTCTCTTAAGCGGACTTTATATTGCTACAGGTGTGATGCTGTTAGTTTATCCTCGAACTGGGATTCTCACACTTACTTTGTTAATCGGTAGCTTTTTGCTCACAGAAGGTACATTCGAGTTAATTTTGGCATTTCGTTTACGTCCCCAACAAAACTGGACATGGGTATTAGGTAATGGTATTGTTACCCTATTTTTAGGCGCACTTATTTGGTTCCAGTTTCCCAGCAATGCACCTTGGCTACTAGGCACATTATTAGGCTCTAGCATTGTGGTTACTGGTATTTCTCGCGTCATGCTGTCGTTAAATGCGCGTTCTAGCTTACCTGAATCTAATCAAGCTGCTTAG
- a CDS encoding glycosyltransferase translates to MKILFLDQSGKPGGAELCLIDIAKPYRDRALVGLFADGDFKTLLQQHQIPVEVLTTKPIQVQKQSNLLQALASIKQLVPLIIKVVKLAKKYDVIYANTQKALVIGAIASFLSRRPLVYHLHDILSLEHFSSINLRVAVTLANTFASLVIANSQASQTAFVQAGGKPEITAIVYNGFDSQKYQISDVEIQKIRQDLDLEGKFVVGHFSRLAPWKGQHILIEALSQSPPQVTALLVGDALFGEQDYVEELHQQVAKLGLENRIQFLGFRADIPQLMSACNLVAHTSTAPEPFGRVIVEAMLCGTPVVATKAGGAIELVEHGVNGFLTTPGDSQKLAKVINTCVQEIEITTAIADYARNIASQRFDIATINQQISQLLSLVKIGLSNTKVVNFEDDQD, encoded by the coding sequence ATGAAAATTCTATTTTTAGACCAAAGTGGTAAACCTGGCGGTGCAGAACTTTGTTTAATTGATATTGCTAAACCATACCGCGATCGCGCTTTAGTTGGTTTGTTTGCCGATGGTGATTTTAAAACCTTACTCCAGCAGCATCAAATCCCAGTTGAAGTATTAACAACAAAACCAATTCAAGTCCAAAAACAAAGCAATTTATTGCAAGCACTAGCCAGTATTAAACAACTAGTACCTTTAATAATTAAAGTTGTAAAATTAGCGAAAAAATATGATGTAATTTATGCCAATACCCAAAAAGCACTAGTTATTGGCGCAATAGCAAGTTTTTTATCTCGTCGTCCCTTAGTTTATCATTTACACGATATTCTTTCATTAGAACACTTTAGCTCAATTAACTTGCGAGTTGCTGTTACCTTAGCTAATACTTTTGCATCATTAGTCATTGCTAATTCCCAGGCAAGTCAAACAGCATTTGTACAAGCTGGAGGTAAGCCGGAAATCACAGCCATTGTTTATAACGGTTTTGATAGTCAAAAATATCAGATTTCTGATGTTGAAATTCAAAAAATCCGGCAAGATTTAGACTTAGAAGGCAAATTTGTCGTTGGACATTTCAGCCGTCTTGCACCCTGGAAAGGACAACATATTTTAATTGAAGCATTATCACAATCCCCGCCACAAGTCACAGCACTTTTAGTTGGGGATGCTTTATTTGGTGAACAAGATTATGTAGAAGAATTACACCAACAAGTTGCCAAACTAGGGTTAGAAAATCGCATCCAATTTTTAGGATTTCGTGCTGACATTCCACAGTTAATGTCCGCTTGCAATTTAGTGGCTCATACTTCCACTGCGCCAGAACCCTTTGGTAGAGTTATTGTTGAGGCAATGTTGTGCGGTACACCTGTAGTCGCAACCAAAGCCGGCGGCGCGATTGAATTAGTCGAACATGGTGTCAATGGTTTTTTAACCACACCCGGCGACTCCCAAAAACTAGCCAAAGTAATTAACACCTGTGTTCAAGAAATAGAAATCACTACAGCGATCGCTGATTATGCCAGAAATATTGCCAGTCAGCGTTTTGATATTGCAACTATTAATCAGCAAATTTCCCAATTATTGAGTTTAGTGAAAATAGGACTGAGTAATACTAAGGTAGTAAATTTTGAGGATGATCAGGATTAA
- a CDS encoding glycosyltransferase family 4 protein has product MGCKNENFNTKSASILTLGLGWFPKTPGGLERYIYELTHQLANRQDQIELCGVGLPEIDINSPIKLTNLASPEQPIWQRLWSIRNNFKKSRIGKPDAINLHFALYSFPIIDILPQNVPITFNFHGPWASESEQEVATNKFSIIIKRLLIEKSTYNRCDRFIVLSKAFGNILHQQYQVPWEKIHIIPGGVNIHRFQPNLSPQEARQQLGWPDDRPILFTSRRLVYRMGIDKLLQALAIIKPKIPDVWLAIAGRGYMQDALQQQAKELGLENTVKFLGFLPDEQLPIAYQAADLTVMPSQSFEGFGLAVVESLACGTPVLCTPVGGMPEILRQFSPDLITSSIEVYDIAEKLKNILLGEIQLPSRQTCRDYAVTNYDWSLIAQKVRDIILA; this is encoded by the coding sequence GTGGGATGTAAAAACGAAAATTTTAATACTAAGTCTGCATCTATACTGACACTTGGCTTGGGTTGGTTTCCTAAAACACCAGGAGGATTAGAAAGATATATTTATGAACTAACGCATCAATTAGCCAACCGTCAAGACCAAATAGAATTATGTGGAGTTGGTTTACCAGAAATTGATATAAATTCACCAATAAAATTAACTAACTTAGCTTCTCCTGAACAGCCAATTTGGCAAAGACTTTGGTCTATTCGCAATAACTTTAAAAAAAGTAGAATCGGAAAACCAGATGCAATTAATTTGCATTTTGCATTATATAGCTTTCCGATTATAGATATTTTACCGCAAAATGTACCTATTACTTTTAACTTTCATGGCCCTTGGGCATCAGAAAGTGAGCAAGAAGTAGCTACTAATAAATTTAGTATTATTATCAAGCGTTTATTAATTGAAAAAAGCACTTATAATCGCTGCGATCGCTTTATTGTTCTGAGTAAAGCATTCGGCAATATTTTACATCAACAATATCAAGTCCCTTGGGAAAAAATTCACATTATTCCTGGTGGTGTAAATATTCATCGCTTTCAGCCAAACTTATCACCACAAGAGGCAAGACAGCAATTAGGCTGGCCAGATGATCGACCGATATTATTTACATCCCGCCGCTTGGTTTATCGCATGGGTATTGATAAATTGTTACAAGCTTTAGCTATAATTAAACCTAAAATTCCTGATGTTTGGTTAGCAATTGCTGGTCGTGGTTATATGCAAGATGCACTACAACAGCAAGCCAAAGAATTAGGACTAGAAAACACAGTTAAATTTTTAGGTTTTCTCCCAGATGAGCAATTACCTATAGCTTACCAAGCTGCTGATTTAACAGTTATGCCTAGCCAATCTTTTGAAGGCTTTGGTTTAGCGGTAGTTGAATCTTTAGCTTGTGGTACACCTGTTTTATGTACACCTGTTGGGGGAATGCCAGAAATTTTAAGGCAATTTTCACCCGATTTAATTACCAGTTCTATAGAAGTTTATGACATAGCTGAAAAGTTAAAAAATATCCTCTTAGGAGAAATTCAACTTCCTTCCCGTCAAACTTGCCGTGATTATGCTGTAACTAATTATGACTGGTCTTTAATCGCGCAAAAAGTTCGTGATATTATCTTAGCTTAA
- a CDS encoding PIG-L deacetylase family protein: MPGILLERMQYIHSSLITRWILLKGSQPLQLNQKSVMVFSPHQDDETFGCGGMIAYKREQNIPVIVVFLTNGQGSRDIDTESRNKIIQTRKQEAIKALNILGVETSAIYFLDKADGYLQALNSHEKQAAIAQITALLKHYQPEEVYLPHCKDCHRDHEATYPLVKAAIKQAKIKVELFQYPIWLFWRAPLFIMLKLSDIATAYSFPITSVQQKKNQAIAAYTSQLESLPPGFVNRFLGAYEIFFKVES, encoded by the coding sequence ATGCCAGGTATTTTGCTGGAACGGATGCAATATATTCATTCCAGCTTGATAACTCGTTGGATTTTACTAAAGGGAAGTCAACCATTACAACTTAATCAAAAATCTGTGATGGTATTTTCTCCCCACCAAGATGATGAAACATTTGGTTGTGGAGGGATGATTGCTTATAAACGTGAGCAAAATATTCCAGTAATAGTGGTATTTCTCACCAATGGTCAAGGTTCAAGAGATATAGATACAGAATCAAGAAATAAAATTATTCAAACCCGTAAACAAGAAGCAATTAAAGCATTAAATATATTGGGTGTAGAGACATCAGCAATTTACTTTTTAGATAAAGCAGATGGGTATTTGCAAGCTTTAAACAGTCATGAAAAACAAGCAGCGATCGCCCAAATTACTGCACTCCTAAAACATTATCAACCAGAGGAAGTTTATCTACCACATTGCAAAGATTGTCATCGAGATCATGAGGCTACATACCCTTTGGTTAAAGCGGCAATTAAGCAAGCAAAAATTAAAGTTGAATTATTTCAATATCCGATTTGGTTATTTTGGAGAGCGCCATTATTTATTATGCTCAAATTATCAGATATAGCCACCGCTTATAGTTTTCCTATTACCTCAGTACAGCAGAAGAAAAATCAGGCGATCGCCGCCTATACCTCTCAACTTGAAAGTTTACCTCCTGGTTTTGTTAATCGCTTCTTGGGTGCTTATGAGATATTTTTTAAAGTTGAATCTTAA
- a CDS encoding glycosyltransferase family 4 protein, whose translation MKILHITNHVEKIGNGIVNVAVDLACLQSQDGHDVAVASAGGGFETLLAQHNIKHFHLNQCRQPLNLIKAAWRFKEIIQQFQPDIVHAHMMTGVVLAGVLRKADNYHLVSTVHNEFQRSAVLMGLADRVIAVSQAVYDSMVRRGIPQNKLCVVANGTLGSPRHPSIQDYQPLPLHRPAITTVAGMYTRKGIAELITAFTKIAPNFPAAHLYLVGDGPDRSIFEAIVENIACGELRQRIHFEGFQPEPQRYMLASDIFVLASYCESFGLVLTEAREAGCAIVASDVDGIPETLDHRQAGILVPPKDSQTLANVLTQLLGDPVQLQYWQNRAKQNLERFKAARVHEETMNVYRELVKNYSTRTVMNTQEVLLIKTPTAPMR comes from the coding sequence ATGAAAATCTTACATATTACAAATCATGTAGAAAAAATTGGTAATGGAATTGTGAATGTAGCAGTAGATTTAGCCTGTCTACAATCACAAGATGGACATGATGTAGCTGTTGCTTCGGCTGGTGGTGGATTTGAAACTTTACTAGCACAACATAACATCAAACACTTTCACCTCAATCAATGCAGACAACCCCTCAACCTAATTAAAGCTGCTTGGCGTTTTAAAGAAATTATCCAGCAATTTCAGCCAGATATTGTTCATGCACACATGATGACAGGCGTTGTACTAGCCGGAGTTCTACGCAAAGCTGACAACTATCATTTAGTCTCTACAGTTCACAACGAGTTTCAACGTAGTGCTGTCTTAATGGGATTGGCAGATCGAGTCATCGCCGTCAGCCAAGCCGTATATGATTCTATGGTTCGCCGTGGTATACCCCAAAATAAATTATGCGTAGTTGCCAACGGCACATTAGGTAGTCCTCGCCACCCCAGCATTCAAGATTACCAACCTCTACCCTTACATCGTCCAGCTATCACCACTGTTGCTGGAATGTATACTCGTAAAGGCATTGCAGAATTAATCACCGCATTTACAAAAATTGCCCCCAACTTCCCCGCAGCACACTTATATTTAGTTGGTGACGGCCCAGATCGTTCAATATTTGAAGCAATAGTAGAAAACATAGCCTGCGGCGAACTACGTCAACGCATTCATTTTGAAGGTTTTCAGCCAGAACCCCAACGTTATATGCTGGCCAGTGATATCTTTGTTTTGGCTTCTTACTGCGAATCTTTTGGTTTAGTCTTAACAGAAGCGAGAGAAGCTGGTTGTGCCATTGTTGCCAGCGATGTAGACGGCATTCCCGAAACATTAGATCATCGTCAAGCTGGCATTCTTGTACCACCAAAAGACAGTCAAACCTTAGCCAATGTTCTCACGCAATTACTTGGTGATCCTGTACAACTCCAATATTGGCAAAACCGCGCCAAACAAAATTTAGAACGGTTCAAAGCAGCAAGAGTGCATGAAGAAACAATGAATGTGTACCGTGAATTAGTCAAAAACTATAGCACCCGTACCGTTATGAATACACAAGAAGTCTTACTCATCAAAACTCCCACCGCCCCAATGCGTTAA
- a CDS encoding AGE family epimerase/isomerase has protein sequence MEYDFKALAELYKNALLNDVLPFWEQHSLDLEQGGYFTCLNRQGQVYDTDKFIWLQNRQVWTFSMLCNQLEKRENWLNIASNGAKFLAQHGRDDEGNWYFALTREGQPLVQPYNIFSDCFAAMAFSQYALASGEEWAKDVAMQAYNNVLRRKDNPKGKYTKTYPGTRPMKALAVPMILANLTLEMEWLLPSETLESVLATTVQEVMNDFLDQKRGLMYENVAPDGSHINCFEARLLNPGHGIEAMWFIMDIARRKNDLQTIDQAVDVVLNILNFAWDEEYGGLYYFMDANGHPPQQLEWDQKLWWVHLESLVALAMGYRLTKRAACWEWYEKMHDYAWKHFADPEYGEWFGYLNRRGEVLLNLKGGKWKGCFHVPRALYLCWQQFAALSSDS, from the coding sequence ATGGAGTACGACTTTAAAGCATTGGCAGAACTTTACAAAAACGCACTCCTGAATGACGTACTCCCATTTTGGGAACAGCACTCCTTAGACTTGGAACAAGGCGGTTACTTTACCTGCTTAAATCGTCAAGGTCAAGTTTACGACACCGACAAATTTATCTGGTTGCAAAACCGCCAAGTCTGGACTTTTTCGATGTTGTGCAACCAATTAGAAAAACGCGAAAACTGGCTGAACATTGCCAGCAATGGTGCAAAGTTCCTCGCCCAACATGGCAGAGATGACGAAGGAAATTGGTATTTTGCCCTGACGCGCGAAGGTCAACCCCTAGTCCAGCCTTACAATATTTTCTCTGATTGCTTTGCAGCAATGGCATTTAGCCAATATGCTTTAGCCTCCGGTGAAGAGTGGGCTAAAGATGTGGCAATGCAAGCTTACAACAATGTGTTGCGTCGTAAAGATAATCCTAAAGGTAAATACACTAAAACTTATCCCGGTACAAGACCAATGAAAGCTTTGGCTGTGCCGATGATTTTAGCTAACCTGACTCTCGAAATGGAATGGTTACTTCCTAGTGAAACTTTAGAGAGTGTTTTAGCTACAACCGTTCAGGAAGTGATGAATGATTTCCTCGACCAAAAACGAGGACTAATGTATGAAAATGTTGCCCCCGATGGTTCCCACATCAATTGTTTTGAAGCCAGATTACTTAATCCCGGTCACGGTATTGAAGCGATGTGGTTTATTATGGACATCGCCCGCCGGAAAAACGATCTGCAAACAATTGACCAAGCTGTTGATGTGGTACTGAATATCTTAAATTTTGCTTGGGATGAAGAATACGGCGGCTTGTATTACTTTATGGATGCAAATGGACATCCGCCACAGCAATTGGAATGGGATCAAAAGTTGTGGTGGGTACATCTAGAATCGTTAGTTGCATTAGCAATGGGTTATCGCCTGACAAAACGTGCAGCCTGCTGGGAATGGTATGAAAAAATGCACGATTACGCCTGGAAGCACTTTGCCGATCCCGAATATGGCGAGTGGTTTGGCTATCTCAATCGGCGAGGCGAAGTATTATTAAATCTAAAAGGCGGTAAATGGAAGGGATGTTTTCATGTACCCCGTGCTTTATACCTGTGTTGGCAACAATTTGCGGCTTTGAGTTCTGACTCCTGA
- the psb34 gene encoding photosystem II assembly protein Psb34, with protein sequence MYTTVNEDGVLNNYATEPQMYYAEYPAIWEQRRYFIQGAVASLFVTGLVLFGFAVS encoded by the coding sequence ATGTATACCACCGTTAATGAAGATGGCGTTTTAAACAACTATGCAACCGAACCCCAGATGTACTACGCTGAATACCCAGCAATTTGGGAACAGCGTCGTTACTTTATCCAAGGCGCAGTTGCAAGTTTGTTTGTAACAGGTTTAGTATTATTCGGTTTTGCAGTTAGCTAA
- a CDS encoding PadR family transcriptional regulator: MGDTTTKKVREAAYPLSDLEEIILSVLSGRDKLYGLQISKTIEAGSGGKLQIGFGSLYPALRRLEARKLVESQWGDEEPEERGGARRRYYKITSSGEEVLREKINIRESIAKYEPVIA, translated from the coding sequence ATGGGCGACACAACAACAAAAAAGGTCAGAGAAGCGGCTTATCCGCTTTCAGATTTAGAGGAAATCATCTTATCCGTTCTTTCCGGGAGGGATAAACTTTATGGATTGCAAATTAGTAAAACAATAGAAGCCGGAAGTGGAGGCAAGCTCCAAATAGGATTCGGTTCTTTGTATCCAGCATTGCGAAGACTGGAAGCCAGGAAGCTTGTTGAATCACAGTGGGGAGATGAGGAGCCTGAAGAAAGAGGTGGTGCTCGTAGGCGTTACTATAAAATCACATCTTCAGGTGAAGAAGTCCTGCGAGAGAAGATCAATATCAGAGAAAGCATTGCCAAATACGAACCTGTAATCGCCTAG